In Mycobacterium branderi, the DNA window GGCGCGCAACGACATCCGGCTGACCTATGTGGCGCTGACGCGGGCGCAGTCGCAAGTGGTGACCTGGTGGGCGCCGGCCTGGGACGAGCCGAATGGCGGTCTGTCGCGGCTGATGCGGGGACGGCGGATGGGTGAGGCGCTGGTGCCGGATTCCTGTGAGCCCAAGACGATTTCGGACGAGCAAGCGTTGGCGCTGATGCGTGAATGGCAGGCCGCGGGCGGGCCGGTGATCGAGGAGCCGTCGGTGACCGCCGTCGCGCCTGTTCCGCCGTCCGCGCCGCCGACCGACCTCGAGGTGCGACATTTTCACCGGTCGATCGACACCGACTGGCGACGCACCTCGTATTCGGCGCTGATCCGCGGTACCGAGGCGGCCGGAGTGAGCAGCGAGGCGGAAGTCACTGCCCGCGACGACGAAGTGGAGGTGGTTCCCGCCGGTGCACCGGGCGACGCGGGTGTCCCGTCCCCGATGGCGGAGCTGCCGTCGGGCGCCGCATTCGGCTCGCTGGTGCATGCGGTGCTGGAAAATGCCGACCCGTCCGCCGCGGATCTGGCCGCCGAGCTGGAAGCGCAGGTGCGGTTGCACAAGGCGTGGTGGCCGGTCGATGTCGAGCCTGCTGCGTTGGCCGCTGCGCTGGTGCCGATGCACGACACGCCGTTGGGTCCACTGGCCGCCGGCCGGACGCTGCGCCAGATCGGCGTGCCAGACCGCTTGCGGGAGTTGGACTTCGAGATCCCGGTGGCCGGCGGCGACGCCCGCGGCCTGGCGCCGGACATTCGGCTCGCCGATATCGGCGCACTGCTGCGTGACTACCTGCCCGCCGACGATCCGTTCGCGCGATATGCAGAGCGGTTGACGTCCGACGGGCTCGGCGGCCAGCCGCTGCGGGGCTACTTGTCCGGATCGGTCGACGTCGTGCTGCGCTTGCCCGGACCGCGTTATCTGGTGGTGGACTACAAGACTAACTTCCTCGGTGGGGCCAGCGCCGATTACAGCTTGCCGCGGCTGACCGAGGCGATGCTGCATTCCGACTATCCGTTGCAGGCCTTGCTGTATCTGGTTGTGCTGCACCGCTTTCTGCGGTGGCGGCAGCCGGATTACGACCCGTCGACGCATCTCGGCGGAGTCTTGTACCTGTTTGTGCGGGGCATGTGCGGCGCAAAGTCACCAGGGTCCGGAGTGTTCGGCTGGCAGCCGCCGGCCACACTGGTGCCGGCGCTGTCGGATCTGCTCGACGAGGGGCGGCAGGTCGCATGACGGTAACCGACATCGAAATGGCGATCGGCGTGTCCGGCCTGTTGCGCGAATTCAACGAGGCGGGCGTGCTGGAGATCGCCGACGTCCATGTGGCACAACGGGTTACCGCGCTGGCCGACGAGTCTGACGAGACCGTGGCTTTGGCGGTGGCATTGGCGGTTCGGGCGCTGCGCGGCGGATCGGTGTGCGTAGATCTGACGACGGTGGTTGCGGATTCCCCGGACCTTCCCTGGCCCGAACCGTCGTCATGGCTTGCCGCCGTGCACGCATCGGGATTGGTCCGCACGGTATTGCGGCTCTACGACGACCGGCTGCTCTACCTCGACCGGTATTGGCGGGAGGAGGAGCAGGTCTGCGCGGACTTGCTCGGCCTGCTGGTATCCGGAGCAATGGTCGAAAGCCCGGCCGTCGCACGGCTTTTTTCGGTCGGCTACGAGGAGCAGCGGGCTGCCGCGGAAATCGCGCTGTCGCAGTCGGTTACGGTGCTGACCGGCGGGCCGGGCACCGGGAAGACGACGACGATCGCGCGGCTTTTGGCGCTGCTCACGGACCAGGCGGAGCTTTCCGGCCGCGCGGGCTTCCGGATCGCGCTGGCGGCGCCGACCGGCAAGGCGGCCGCCCGGTTGACCGAAACGGTGAAGTCCGAAGTGGAAAGACTCCCGGACATCGACCGTGACCGGCTGACCGGCCTGCAGGCGGTGACGCTACACCGGCTGCTGGGTAGCCGGCCCGATACGTCGGTGCGGTTCAAGCACAATCGCGGCAACCGGCTGCCGCACGCGGTGATCGTCGTCGACGAGACGTCGATGGTGTCGCTGACCATGATGGCCCGACTGCTGGAAGCGGTGCGCCCGGATGCGCGGCTGATCCTGGTGGGCGACCCGGACCAGTTGGTGTCGGTGGAAGCCGGGGCCGTGTTGGCGGACCTAGTGGACGGGCTGTCGGCGCGCGCCGACGTACGGGTGGCGGCGCTGCGGACGTCGCATCGGTTCGGCGAGTCGATCGGCGCGTTGGCGGACGCGATCCGCGAAGGCCAAGCCGACCGCGTGGTCGAGCTGCTGCGGGCCGGCGATGAGCACATCGAGTGGATCGACGACGAGAACCCGGCGGCGCAGTTGCGGTCCATCCTTGTCCCGCATGCGATCCGGCTGCGCGAGGCCGCCATGTTGGGGGCGGATATGGTAGCGCTGGCGACGCTGGACGAGCACCGGCTGCTCTGCGCGCATCGGAGAGGCCCGTTTGGCGTCCAGCACTGGAACCGGCAGGTGGAGCAGTGGCTGTCCGAGGAGACCGGCCTGCCGCCGTGGTCGGAGTGGTACGCCGGACGGCCACTTCTGGTGACTGCCAACGACTATGCGTTGAAAATCAACAACGGCGACACCGGCGTGGTGATGTCCGGCGCGGATGGTTTGCGCGCCGTCATCTCCGCAGCCACTGGGCCGCTTGACTTTTCGACCAGCCGGCTAGCCGACGTCGACACCATGCATGCGATGACGATCCACAAATCCCAGGGCAGTCAGGTCGACGAAGTCACGACGCTGATCCCGTCGGAGGATTCGCGGCTGTTGACCCGGGAGCTGTTCTATACCGCGGTGACCCGCGCGAAGCGAAAGGTGCGCGTGGTGGGATCAGAGGCGTCGATTCGGGCTGCGATCGATCGGCGGGTCGCGCGAGCGAGTGGCTTGGCGAGGCGGCTTGGAGCGTAATCACGTCTGCCCCAGGTGTCCCTGCTCCAGGCGGCACCCGTTGCGCCCGGTTACGAGCGACAAACGACCTGTTGTCCATCACGCCGGCTGCGCCTACGCTCCCGCCATGACACTTCCTCCGCCCTCGGCAGGGTCGGTCGCCGTCGTCACCGGCGCGTCCTCCGGCATCGGCGAACAATTCGCCCGCCAACTCGTGGCCCGCGGCTATCGCGTCGTCGTCACTGCCCGCCGGGAAGACCGGCTGCAGGCACTGTGCACCGAGCTTGGCGGCGACGAGCACGCCGTCGCGGTGGGCACCGACCTCGCGGTGCCGGAAGACCGCGACCGGCTGGCCGCGCGGATCGACGAGTTGGGCGCTCAGGTCGACATCCTGGTCAACAACGCGGGCCTGGGCATCTACACGAAGTTCGGCGCCGAAGGCCGTGACAAGGAACTGCAGATGCTGCGCGTCGATGTCGAGGCGGTGGCGGATCTGATGCTGCGCTATCTGCCCGGCATGGTCGACCGCGGCAAAGGCGCGATCATCAACCTGTCGTCGGTGTCGGGATTTCAGCCGGCGCCGTACAACGCCGGCTACGCCGCGGCGAAAGCGTATGTGCTGTGGCTGTCGGAGGCGGTCAACGCCGAGGTCGCCGGCAGCGGGGTGACGGTCACCGCGGTGTGCCCCGGGCCGGTGCCCACGGAGTTTCAGGCCGCCGCCGACGCCGACTACCTCCTCGACCGGGTTCCGTCGTTCGCCCGGGTTTCCCCGGAGCGGGTCGCCGCCGACGCGCTGAAGGCCGCCGAGCATGGTCGCGGGTCGGTGGTGCCGGGTGGGCCGCACGTGCGGGCTTTCCTCGGATCGTCCCGGTTCGCGCCGACGCCGTTGGTGCTGCCGGTCATCGCGCGAATGTACAAGCGCTAGAACGTGTTCACCAGCCTGCGCTGTTCGGCCATCTGGCGCGACATCGTGTAGTGGTGGTAGTGCATCGCGCACTTGATCACACAGATGAACAACAGATTCGGATCGGGCCGTCGGCGCAGCATGGTCGTCATCCGGCGGCGATAGATCCGGCGCAAGCGCGGGTCCGGAATGGTGCGCATCAGCCGCAGCAACAGTCCAGCCGCCCGCAGAGCATCGATCGACTGCGACGTGAACTTCTTCCACGGATGCCGTCGCCAGTAGGCGTTGCGGGTGCGGGCCCAGTCGAATCGGCGCTCCAGGTAAAGGTTCTCGAGCCGCTCGAAGTAGAAGTCGGGGTCGTAGAGGTCCCGCATCAGCTCGATGTAGCCGTCGCGCAGCTCGTCGCGCGTCATGCCAAGCGGAATGACGTTGGTGCCGTATGTCTGTTCGTCGTCGAGGTCGAGGCGGCCCTCGTTCTTCAGTCGGGTGTGCAGAGGGGTTTTCGGGATGGCCGCGAGCATGCCGACCATCGCGTGCATGATGTCGGTCTGGCGCACGAGTTCCCGCTGCGCCTTGAAGATCCGGGTGTCGTCGTGGTCGAACCCGACGATCATGCCGCACCAGACTTCGATGCCGGAGTCCTGCACTGTGCGAACGCGATCGACGATCGTCCCGCCCTTGCGGACGTTTTGGTATTTCTTCGTTTCGCGCAGCGATTCTTCGTTGGGGCTTTCGATGCCGATGAAGACGGTCACGATGTTGGCCGCGTCCATCAACTGCATCAGCTCGTCATCTTCGGCGAGGTTGAGCGACGCCTCGGTGAAGAACATGAAGGGATATCCCTCGGCGGCCTGCCATGCGGCCAGGTCGCGCAGCAATCTCTTCACCGCGACCTTGTTGCCGATCAGGTTGTCGTCGACGACGAACGCAATGTGCATGTGCTGCTTGCGCATTGCTTCCAGCTCGGCGATCACCTGCGCGCTGGTCTTCAGCCGCGGCCGGCGGCCGAAGATGAGGATGATGTCGCAGAACTCGCACTGGAACGGGCAGCCGCGGGAGAACTGGATGCTGCCGAACAGATAGTCCTTGATCTTCAGCAGGTCATATCGCGGCACCGGCACTCGTGTCATGTCGGTGGGCTCGCGTTGCTCGTACCGTTGCCGGTGCCGCCCGTGGGACCATTCGTCGAGAAACTGCGGCCAGGTCGTTTCGGCTTCACCGACGAAGATCACGTCGGGCAGTCCGTCGAAGTAGTCTTCCTGCACGCTGACCCACGGCCCGCCGACGACGGTGAAGACGCCGCGGGCTTTGAGTTCGCGGAGTATCTCGCGCATGCGATGGCGCTGGACGATCATGCCGGTGAGGCCCACGATGTCGGCCCGCGCCAGCCGGTCGTAGTCGAGAGGCTCGACGTTCTCGTCGACGATCGTCACGGAATGGCCGGCGGACGTCACCGCCGCGAGCAGCGGCAGGCAGGCGGTCGGCAGGTTGCACTTCTTGCCCAGCAACGGAAGTGCGTATTCCAGCCCCCAGTACGACACCTCGAACCGAGGGTTGACCAGGACGATATCGGCCATGATCGCCCCATCGTCGCGCACCCGGCGCCGCCGCGTGTAGGTAGCGAACTACCTCAATTGTCAACCGACCGCCCGAGAAAGGCCATCAGCCGGGCAGTGGGCGTCGCGCCCTCGGGCGCCGGCCGGGCCGGACCGAACCCGCCCGGGCGCCGCAGCATGTCGTCGGGCACCGACTCCACCAACTGGCGGCAGAACTCCAGCAGGTGCTCGGGCAGCTCGAAGGGCTGCTCGCGTGAGCGGTAGAGATCCCAGCTGTGCAGCGCCAGATCGGCGACGGGATAGGCCAGCGCCCGGTGCAACGGGACTTCGCCCTGCGGCGACGGCCGCAACGCGTCGAGGTCCGCGCCGGGCAGGGCGTCGTGCAACCGGGCGGCGAGCTCACGAAGCCGCGCGGCCGGGTCGTCGGATTTCCAGTCGTCCGGTTGGGACGGCCGTTGCCAGATGTCGCCGCCCTCCACCAGCGTCACGACCTTGGTCGCGCTGCCGGTGACGTGACCGACCAGGTCCCGGATGCTCCAGCCTTCGAGATTGGATGGGAGATCCCAACTTTCGGAGGGAATCTGCTCTACCGCGTCAATGAGCAAGCCGATCGCCTCGGTGGCGCGCAGGCCGACCTGTGCGGTGGCGTTCATGACTTCGTGGTCGCTCACTGATTCCTCCCGCGGGAAAGCTCTGTACTACGTAAATGTAGTACGATCGATGGCGTGGCTGAAGTGCCCGTGCGTGAGTTGAACCAAAACACTGCCGGCGTGCTGGCACGGGTCAAGCGCGGCGAACACATCGACATCACGGAACGCGGTGCCGTCGTCGCCCGTCTCGTGCCTGCCGAGGACAATCCGCTAGCCGAAATGATCAGCGCCGGAAGGCTTCATCCCGCCACTCTCAGCGGAGCGGCGCCCCGTCCGTCCGGGCCGGTCCAGACCGACCACGAGGCCGGCCAACTGCTACGCGAGCTGCGCGACGACGAGCGCTATTGATGCTTTACCTCGACACGTCGGCGCTCATCAAGCTGATTCGGCACGAACCCGAAAGCGATGCTCTCGCTGACTGGCTCGACGGGCAAGCGCCCGCGCCGTGGGTGTCGTCGGCGTTGGTTGAGGTTGAGCTTCCGCGAGCTGTCCGCTGTGTCGATCCGTCGCTGCTTGTCGAGGTTCCGGCGATCGTGGCTCGCGTATCCCGGTATGAAGTCGACGAGGTGGTCCGAGCCGCCGCCGCGGCGTATCCGGATCCCAAGCTGCGGTCACTGGACGCGATCCATCTCGCTACTGGCGACGCGATTTTCGGCACCAGATTGACTGCGTTTGTCGCCTACGACGGACGCCTGCTCGCGGCCGCCGAGGCAGCCGGCCTCCCCACAGCTGCACCGGGGCTCTCATGACAGATGCCGATGCGGGACGTGTCGCGGTCTACCTGGACTTCGACAACATCGTGATCTCTCGCTACGACCAAGTCCACGGCCGCAATTCGTTTCAGAAGGACAAGGCCAAGGGGCTGGACAAGGATCGGCTGGCCCGGGCCACCGTCGACGTCGGGGCCATCATCGACTTCGCGTCGTCGTTCGGCACGCTGGTGCTCACCCGCGCGTACGCGGACTGGTCGGCCGAGGTCAACACCGGCTACCGCGAGCAATTGGTGGGCCGCGCGGTCGATTTGGTGCAGCTGTTCCCGGCGGCGGCCTACGGCAAGAACGCCGCCGACATCCGGCTGGCCGTCGACGCGGTCGAGGACATGTTCCGCCTGCCCGACCTGACCCATGTGGTGATCGTGGCCGGCGACTCCGACTACATCCCGCTGGCACAGCGCTGTAAACGGCTGGGCCGCTACGTGGTTGGCGTCGGGGTGGCCGGGTCGTCGAGCCGGGCGCTGGCGGCCGCGTGCGACGAGTTCGTCACCTACGACGCGCTGCCCGGTGTTCCAGTCCCTGAGCCAGTGGCGGCGCCTAAGCGGCGCAGCAAGGACGCCGACGAGCCGCTACCGCCCGACCCGCAAGCCGCGGCCACCAGTCTGCTGACCCGCGCGCTGCGCATCGGGATGGAAAAGGATGACGCCGAATGGCTGCACAACTCGGTGGTCAAGGCGCAGATGAAGCGGATGGACCCGTCGTTCAGCGAAAAGTCCTTGGGATTCAAGTCTTTCAGTGATTTCCTGCGGTCGCGCTCGGATCTGGTGGAGCTCGACGAGAGTTCGACGACGCGGATGGTGCGGCTGCGTTAGGACCGCTGCCCGTTGACGAATAGGTTCCACGGCGCGGCCTGGTCGGAGTCCTTGGCGGGTTCGCGGCCGTAGCCGGCCATCAGCTCGTCGGCCGGCGTCACCGTGACCTCCCAGCCGTGGCGGCGCAACCAGTCGCCGACGTCGTCGCGCTCCTCGAAGTACCACAGCTGGTCGCTGCGGGGGACCTGACGCTGCGGATCCACCTTGGCCATCAACTGCTGGACGCGTTCCATGCGCTCGCGGCGCTGCGCGATGGCCTCGGGGTCGGCGAAGTTGGGCGCAAGCGCCTCGACGCCAATGCGGCTGCCGGCGGCAGCGAGCTCTTGGATGCGGGCGAACAGCAGGTCTTGGGCCGACGCCGGCAGGTACATCAGCAACCCCTCGACCGACCAGGCGCTCGGCGCCGTGGCGTCAAAACCGGCCTGCAGCAACGCTTTCGGCCAGTCATGACGCAAATCCACCGCGACCTCAACCCGATGGCAGGTCGGCTTGTGCTCCCGCAGCGTCGACGACTTGAACTCCAGCACTCTGTGCTGGTCGAGTTCGTAGACCGTCGTGCCGTCGGGCCACGGCAGCCGCCAGGACCGCGCGTCCAGGCCGGCGGCCAGAATCACCGCCTGACGGATGCCCGCGCGGGTGGCGTCGAGGAAGAACGCGTCGAAAAAGGCGGTCCGCGAGGCGAAGTAGTCGACCAGCGACCGCATCCGCGCCGGCAACTCGGGTTCGGCCTCGACGACCTCGGGAGGCAACTGCGGGGCCTCGTACCAGTTCCACACGCCGTCGCCGACGGTGTCGAGGAACACCCGCGCGAACGGATCGCTGATCAGCGGGTTGTCGCTCTCGGTTTCCGCCGCGCGGGCGGCGGCCACGCCCAGCGCCGTCGCGCCCACGCTCTCGGTGATGTCCCAGGTGTCGTTGTCGGTTCTCGCCACTCTTCGACCCTACGTCAGGCCTGTGCGGCACAATCGCGGTCACCATGAGCAACATCGCCTCGCGACGACGGCACATTGTGCGGCTCGCCGTGTTCGCCGCCTTCCTGCTCGCGATGTTCTACCTGATAGCCGTCAGGCACATCGTCGACGTCGACGCGGTGCGGCGCGCGGTCGCGGCGACGGGGCCGGCGGCGCCGCTGATCTATGTCGTGGCGTCGGCGGTCCTCGGCGCGGTGTTCGTGCCGGGCCCGGTGCTGGCCGCGGGCAGCGGGGTGCTGTTCGGTCCGCTGCTGGGCATCTTCGTGACGCTGGGTGCGACGGTGGGCACCGCGATCGTCGCGAGCCTCGTTGGCCGCCGGCCGGGTCGAGACAGTGCGCGGGCGCTACTCGGGACCGAACGCGCCGAACGCGTCGACGCGCTGATCGAACGAGGCGGACTGTGGGCGGTTGTCGGTCAGCGCTTCGTTCCCGGCATATCGGATGCGCTGGCCGCCTATGCGTTCGGGGCGTTCGGAGTTCCGTTGTGGCAGATGGCCGTTGGGGCGTTCATCGGTTCGGTGCCGCGCGCGTTCGTCTACACCTCGCTGGGCGCCTCGATCGCGGACCGGTCGGCGCCGTTGGCCTACGCGGCGATCGCGGTGTGGTGCGTGACGGCCGTCATCGGCGCGTTCGCCGCGCACCGCGGGTACCGAAAATGGCGTGCGCACGCCCGCGCCGGTGGGGACGGCGTTCCGGATAACGAGGCGCGCTGAGCGTCCGGCGCGCTTCGGTCACTTCCATCCCATCAGTCACGGGACGGAACCACTATGCGAGTTGCCCGCCTACGCGCGACAAATCCCTTGGGCCCCTAATTGTCGCTGTGAGCCGTGCACATTGCGGTCTGGCCAGACCGAGGGATTGGTGTGGCAGATGAGATTCGCACAACTAAATGCTGTCCGATCAAGCCGCGACGGCTGTGCGCGGCGGACCGCCCCCGGGGCCGTTGGTTGCTCCGCAACTATTGCGGCGGCTAATGCTATTTGGTATGGGACTTTATGCGTGACGCAATGGTGTCATTGGCGTCATCGGAGTCGAGCGTCAAATCCCAGTTGGTGTGCTCGACCAAGTAGTCGTAAATGCTGCGGGAAAGGGCTTGGCGGTCAGCAACCTCACCGGCGTGATAGACCTCGGCAAACCACTGCCCGGGACTGTCGTCGTCCGCATACATCGTGACCTGGCTGCGGTCCCCCACCAGCAGGTAGGGACGGCCGTCATCAAGCATCGAGACGGGTACTTCCAGGAAGGTGGAAATGGCGTCTGCCGCAGCACGCATCGACGATGCGCCAGCAATGTAGACGGCATCTACTGCAGCCACTGCGGCACCTCCTCTCCTACGATTCGAATCTGCACCGCTCCACCTGCGCGCGACTCGTCAATGACCAGAATAGTGGCGATCTGATCGTCGGGAAACGCGTCGTAGAGCTGTTGGGCAAGGGAAACAACTCGCTCGATCAGCAGCGGCGATTCGCTGGTATCGAGCACGTAGCGTGGTCCTTGCTTTTTCCTGCCTCTAGTAATTCGGCGCTTCACGTTTCCCGGGTTGGACGACGATGACCATTGAACTCTGTTCGCATGCCATTGACATAGGCGTCAGACGTGTGCTGACCTCGCGGTTGTCGGAACACAACATCGAAGCCAAGCTTTGCCAGCCGTTCGGCTGTATCGAGCTCATGCTCACGCACCTCCCCCGAACAAGTGGACGGTCATCAGTCTCCCCCGGGGGTCCGACACCCTCGAAGCCGTCGACTGATGACTTCACGACCCACTAGCCGCGGCATAGGGTGGTCGGCGTGGCTGACGCACCCGGCGCAACGCTCGAGGGAATTCTGGCCGAACACGGCCCACTGGACGAGGACGACATCGCACGACGGCTACGCGATGCCGGCGTCGCCGATCCGGATGCCGTACTCGAAGAGCTTCAGCTCGAAATCGCATTCCCGGCAAGACAATTGGTCGACGACCGGTGGGTATGGGTGCCAAACGTAGTGACCGGGCGGGTGCTCACCCACCGGGTCACCGCAGACGAGTTGGCCCACGACATTCTCAACGTGTGCCCGGACCTGGAGCCCATCACCACGCTCTGCGAACACGACCAATGGTTCGCCGACGGGTCGCCGGCCCAAGTCGTGATGTTCGATTACGACGACGAGCTGCTCGAGGAGCGCGGCATTCCGGACGAGGCGGTCGCCGAAGGGGGTGCACTGCTGTTGGCTGCGGGCACGCTGGCGGGATTGGGCGTGGCCGAAGGCGATCTGGTCGGCGTGCGGCTGACCAAGCAGGGACTCGTTGTCGAGCGGGTCAGTGACGTCGCGGATCCCCCGGTGGGCGAGCGACTGGCCGCGATGCTCGACGCCGACGAGCCTATCTACATCGACGCGGCGGTGTGGACGGCGTGCCTCGAAGACCCGGCATTGTTCACCCAGCCGCTGCCGCCGCTGTCCGAGATCATCGACGACCATGGGCTGGTGCGCAGCCTGGATTTGTTCGCGCCGGCCGGGTTCGACTTCGACGCTTGGCGTTTGGAGCTGCGGTCTGCGATGCTGGCCGAGCGCCATGACCTCGACCTCGACGACGCATTCGCGCTGTGCACACTGGTCAAGCTCTACGAGCAGATATCGGCTCTGGTCGAGGCCGTCGACGAGCTGCCAGCCGATGCGCCGGCCCCGATCGCCGAAGGGGCGGAACCACCCGAGGACGATGAGTTCGCCGACCTCCTCGGCGAGCTGGGGGCCGCGCTCGCCGACCCGCGCCTGGCGGACCTCCTGGTTGCCGAGACGGTGGGCCTCGACAGCTCCGGGGCGCCCGCACTCGGACTGTTCGCCGACGTGCTGGAGCCGAAGGTGCCGCGTGCGGCGCGAGTGGCGTGCCGGTGGTTGCGCGCGATAGCGCTGGAGCGCATCGGCGACATCGAGGCGGCCGAGCGGGAGCTGTTGGCGGCGGAGTCGATGGATCCGGATTGGCCGCTACCGCTGCGCGAACTGGCCCGCATTGCCTCCGACCGCGGCGACGCCGAACGAGGGTTGGCGTTGTTGCGCCGGGCCGGCGCCGAGCCGGACCATCCGCTGGTGGAGCTGCTCGAGCGCTACCGGCCCGAGCCTAGAACCGACCTCGGCCGAAATGAGCCGTGCTGGTGCGGTTCTGGCCGCAAGTACAAGAAGTGCCACCTTGGGCGTGAGCAGCTGCCGCTGGCTGAGCGAGCGAAGTGGTTGTACGCCAAGGCTATTCAGCACGTGCTGCTAAGCGGATGGGATGAGCTGCTGGCCGAGGTGAGCTACGAACGCTGCCGCTACACCGACGATGCTCCCGATGCGCTGGAGGATCCACTGGTGCTGGACGCGGTGCTGTTCGAGGGCGGCGCGTTCGAGGAATTCCTCGAGACACGCGGGTCGCTGCTGCCCGACGACGAGCGGCTGCTGGCCGAGCAGTGGCTGCTGGCGGAGCGGTCGGTGTTCGAGGTCGAACAAGTGCAACCCGGGCGCTCCGTCACGCTGCGCGACGTGCGCACCGGCGACACCCAGGAGGTGCAAGAGCGCACGGCCAGCCGACAGCTGAAGGAAGGGCAGCTGATCTGCGCACGCCCGATACCCGTCGGCGACGACACCATGCAGTTCTTCGGCGGGCTGGAACCCGTTGCGCTGCATGAGCGTGACCGGCTGATCGACCTGCTCGACACCGAACCCGACGCCGCCGAGCTGGTGGCGGAGCTGAGCCGCCGGTTCGCGCCGCCGATGCTGGTCAACAGCGAGGGCGATCCGCTGGCGATCTGCGAGGCCACCGTGCGCGTCAGCGACCCGGACCGGATGCAGGCCGCGCTGGACGACACCTACGACCGCGTCGACGACGACGAGCCGCAGTGGTTCGAGCACGTGGAAATCCAAGGCATGCAGCGGCTTCGGGCCTCGATGAGTCTCGAGGGCAGGACGCTGGACGTAGCGGCCAGCAGCGAAAAGCGGATGGACCGGGTGCTGGCCACGCTGGCGCGCCTGGATCCGGAGATGAAGGTGCTCGACGATTTCCGCCGCCCGGTGCGCGATGCGCGCGACGCCGCCGAGCTGGCCGAGGAGTTCGGCGTCGGCGACGAGGACGAGCTCGATGACGACGATCCGAAAGTGGCGGCGGCACTTGAGGAGTTCATCCGCGACTACGAGACCAAGTGGCTCGACCAGCCCATCCCGGCGCTCGACGGCCACACGCCCCGGCAGGCCGCCGACGACCCGACTAGACGCGGCGACTTGATCAAGCTGCTGGACAGCTTCCCGTCCGGTGCAGCGGCTCGCGGGGGCATGGACGTCG includes these proteins:
- the recD gene encoding exodeoxyribonuclease V subunit alpha, which produces MTVTDIEMAIGVSGLLREFNEAGVLEIADVHVAQRVTALADESDETVALAVALAVRALRGGSVCVDLTTVVADSPDLPWPEPSSWLAAVHASGLVRTVLRLYDDRLLYLDRYWREEEQVCADLLGLLVSGAMVESPAVARLFSVGYEEQRAAAEIALSQSVTVLTGGPGTGKTTTIARLLALLTDQAELSGRAGFRIALAAPTGKAAARLTETVKSEVERLPDIDRDRLTGLQAVTLHRLLGSRPDTSVRFKHNRGNRLPHAVIVVDETSMVSLTMMARLLEAVRPDARLILVGDPDQLVSVEAGAVLADLVDGLSARADVRVAALRTSHRFGESIGALADAIREGQADRVVELLRAGDEHIEWIDDENPAAQLRSILVPHAIRLREAAMLGADMVALATLDEHRLLCAHRRGPFGVQHWNRQVEQWLSEETGLPPWSEWYAGRPLLVTANDYALKINNGDTGVVMSGADGLRAVISAATGPLDFSTSRLADVDTMHAMTIHKSQGSQVDEVTTLIPSEDSRLLTRELFYTAVTRAKRKVRVVGSEASIRAAIDRRVARASGLARRLGA
- a CDS encoding SDR family NAD(P)-dependent oxidoreductase, whose translation is MTLPPPSAGSVAVVTGASSGIGEQFARQLVARGYRVVVTARREDRLQALCTELGGDEHAVAVGTDLAVPEDRDRLAARIDELGAQVDILVNNAGLGIYTKFGAEGRDKELQMLRVDVEAVADLMLRYLPGMVDRGKGAIINLSSVSGFQPAPYNAGYAAAKAYVLWLSEAVNAEVAGSGVTVTAVCPGPVPTEFQAAADADYLLDRVPSFARVSPERVAADALKAAEHGRGSVVPGGPHVRAFLGSSRFAPTPLVLPVIARMYKR
- a CDS encoding B12-binding domain-containing radical SAM protein, with amino-acid sequence MADIVLVNPRFEVSYWGLEYALPLLGKKCNLPTACLPLLAAVTSAGHSVTIVDENVEPLDYDRLARADIVGLTGMIVQRHRMREILRELKARGVFTVVGGPWVSVQEDYFDGLPDVIFVGEAETTWPQFLDEWSHGRHRQRYEQREPTDMTRVPVPRYDLLKIKDYLFGSIQFSRGCPFQCEFCDIILIFGRRPRLKTSAQVIAELEAMRKQHMHIAFVVDDNLIGNKVAVKRLLRDLAAWQAAEGYPFMFFTEASLNLAEDDELMQLMDAANIVTVFIGIESPNEESLRETKKYQNVRKGGTIVDRVRTVQDSGIEVWCGMIVGFDHDDTRIFKAQRELVRQTDIMHAMVGMLAAIPKTPLHTRLKNEGRLDLDDEQTYGTNVIPLGMTRDELRDGYIELMRDLYDPDFYFERLENLYLERRFDWARTRNAYWRRHPWKKFTSQSIDALRAAGLLLRLMRTIPDPRLRRIYRRRMTTMLRRRPDPNLLFICVIKCAMHYHHYTMSRQMAEQRRLVNTF
- a CDS encoding TIGR03086 family metal-binding protein translates to MSDHEVMNATAQVGLRATEAIGLLIDAVEQIPSESWDLPSNLEGWSIRDLVGHVTGSATKVVTLVEGGDIWQRPSQPDDWKSDDPAARLRELAARLHDALPGADLDALRPSPQGEVPLHRALAYPVADLALHSWDLYRSREQPFELPEHLLEFCRQLVESVPDDMLRRPGGFGPARPAPEGATPTARLMAFLGRSVDN
- a CDS encoding type II toxin-antitoxin system Phd/YefM family antitoxin, with amino-acid sequence MAEVPVRELNQNTAGVLARVKRGEHIDITERGAVVARLVPAEDNPLAEMISAGRLHPATLSGAAPRPSGPVQTDHEAGQLLRELRDDERY
- a CDS encoding type II toxin-antitoxin system VapC family toxin → MLYLDTSALIKLIRHEPESDALADWLDGQAPAPWVSSALVEVELPRAVRCVDPSLLVEVPAIVARVSRYEVDEVVRAAAAAYPDPKLRSLDAIHLATGDAIFGTRLTAFVAYDGRLLAAAEAAGLPTAAPGLS
- a CDS encoding NYN domain-containing protein, coding for MTDADAGRVAVYLDFDNIVISRYDQVHGRNSFQKDKAKGLDKDRLARATVDVGAIIDFASSFGTLVLTRAYADWSAEVNTGYREQLVGRAVDLVQLFPAAAYGKNAADIRLAVDAVEDMFRLPDLTHVVIVAGDSDYIPLAQRCKRLGRYVVGVGVAGSSSRALAAACDEFVTYDALPGVPVPEPVAAPKRRSKDADEPLPPDPQAAATSLLTRALRIGMEKDDAEWLHNSVVKAQMKRMDPSFSEKSLGFKSFSDFLRSRSDLVELDESSTTRMVRLR
- a CDS encoding class I SAM-dependent methyltransferase, whose product is MARTDNDTWDITESVGATALGVAAARAAETESDNPLISDPFARVFLDTVGDGVWNWYEAPQLPPEVVEAEPELPARMRSLVDYFASRTAFFDAFFLDATRAGIRQAVILAAGLDARSWRLPWPDGTTVYELDQHRVLEFKSSTLREHKPTCHRVEVAVDLRHDWPKALLQAGFDATAPSAWSVEGLLMYLPASAQDLLFARIQELAAAGSRIGVEALAPNFADPEAIAQRRERMERVQQLMAKVDPQRQVPRSDQLWYFEERDDVGDWLRRHGWEVTVTPADELMAGYGREPAKDSDQAAPWNLFVNGQRS
- a CDS encoding TVP38/TMEM64 family protein, with the protein product MSNIASRRRHIVRLAVFAAFLLAMFYLIAVRHIVDVDAVRRAVAATGPAAPLIYVVASAVLGAVFVPGPVLAAGSGVLFGPLLGIFVTLGATVGTAIVASLVGRRPGRDSARALLGTERAERVDALIERGGLWAVVGQRFVPGISDALAAYAFGAFGVPLWQMAVGAFIGSVPRAFVYTSLGASIADRSAPLAYAAIAVWCVTAVIGAFAAHRGYRKWRAHARAGGDGVPDNEAR